CTGTCCACACCGCCGTGTGACTATAGCGGCCAACGGGTGCGCCGGGCATGGTTACCACGGTCCAACTGTCAGAAGCGGGATTGTACCGTGCGCCGTCGTTAAAGGTGCTGTTGCCGAGCCCGCCCCAGATGATCATTTCGCTCCCGGTCCAGACTGCCGTATGTCCGTCACGTGCGGCGGGCGCACCGATGGTGGATCCCGCCAGCCAGCCTATCCAGCTGTTGGAGGAGGGACTGAAGCGTGCGCCATCATTCAAGAAGTTGGTGCCGTTATACCCGCCCCAAATAATCATTTCGCTGCCTGTCCAAACTGCACTATGAGCGGAGCGTACGGGAGGTGCCACGGTGGTGGGCATGGATGTCCAACTATTGGCTGTGGGATTGTAGCGCCCACCATCATTCAATGTGTTGATGCCATTGTTCCCGCCCCAGACGATCATCTCGCTGCCGGTCCATACTGAGGTGTGCTGGTAGCGCGCACTGGGCGCGCCAGTGGCGGTCACAGCGGTCCAAGTGTTGGCGGTAGGATTATAACGCGCGCCGTTGTTAAATGGGGTAGTGCCGTTGAATCCACCCCAGACAATCATTTCGCTGCCTGTCCAGACCACCGAGTGAAAGTAACGTGCGGTGGGTGCACCAGTGGTGGTTACCGGCGCCCAGTTGTTGGCGGTAGGATTATAGCGTAAGCCGTCGTTCAAGTAGTTAGTGCCATGAATCCGCCCCAGACGATCATCTGGCTGCCTGTCCAGACCGCGGTGTGAAGCGCCCGCGCAGTGGGTGCACCGGTGGTGGTCACCGTCGTCCAGTTGTTGGCCGTGGGATTGTAACGTGCGCCGTCGTTAAAAAAGCTGGTTCCATTGTATCCGCCCCAGACAATCATCTCGCTGCCCGTCCACACCGTCGTGTGATAGGCGCGTGCGGTGGGTGCACCGGTGGCAGGAACCGTTGTCCAGATGTTGGCTGCAGGATTGAAGCGCCCGCCGTCGTTCAAGTAGCCGAAAAAGCCATATCCGCCCCAGACGATCATTTCGCTGCCCGTCCAAACTGCCGTATGACTATAGCGTCCGTTGGGCACGCCAGTGGTGGCCACCGCCGTCCAAGTGTCGGCCGCAGGATTATAGCGTGCTCCGTCGTTAAAATAGTAGCCGTTGTATCCACCCCAGATGATCATCTCATTGCCCGTCCAGACCGCCGTGTGATATGTGCGCGCGGCAGGGGCACCGATGGCGCTTACTGCGGTCCAGCTATCGGCTGCGGGATTGTAGCGTCCACCATCACCTCGATAGTCGGCATTGGCACTTCCGCCCCAGACAATCATGTCACTCCCCGTCCACACTGCCGTGTGCACGTAGCGTGCTACGGGCGCACCTGTGGTGGTCATCGCCGTCCAGGTGTTTGCTGCGGGATTATAGCGCGCGCCATCGTTCAAATAGTGGCTGGTGGCGTTGTGGCCGCCCCAGACGATCATCTCACTCCCCGTCCACACGGCTGTGTGCTGGTTGCGCGCGGCAGGTGCTCCGGTGGCAGTTATCGCCGTCCAGGCGTTAGTAGTCGGATTATAGCGTGCGCCATCGCTAAAAAAGCTGGTGCCGCCACTCCATCCGCCCCAGACGATCATCTCACTCCCCGTCCACACGGCTGTGTGCTGGTTGCGCGCGGCAGGTGCTCCGGTGGCAGTTACTGCCGTCCAAGCGTTAGCGGCGGGATTATAGCGTGCGCCATCGCCAAAATAGCTGGTGCCGCCACTCCATCCGCCCCAGATGATCATCTCACTCCCCGTCCAAACCGTGGTGTGGTACATGCGCCCAGCGGGTGCCCCGGTAGTGGTTATCGCCGTCCAGATGTTGGCGGTAGGATTATAACGTGCACCATCATTCACATAGCTGCTGCCGCTCCATCCGCCCCAGATGATCATCTCACTTCCCGTCCAAACGGCTGTATGCTGATAGCGGGTTACTGGGGGAGCACCGCTGGCGCGCTGTTCCCAAACATCACCCAAATCGACCTTGCCCAGTTTCACATAGCCGACATTGAGGAGATTGAGATCTGTGTAATTGCTGGAGAGCACCATGCCTCCGCTGGGCACGGCACTTTGGCCCAGCGCATTGAGGTTCGCCGCCGCTGCTCCGGTGGCCAGCATGTTGGAAGTGATGGTGCCGCTGCCGATGTTGCCGGCGGGGATCGTTCCGTTGATGCCGGCTGCGTTCACGCCGCCTGCGAAAATGGCATAGGGCGATGGCGTGAGCGGCTGCCGTGGAGTCAGTGTGGTGAACGCGCCGCCACCGTTGGTGCACACCCCGATCTCCAGCCAGCGATTGTTGCCGGTGAAGACGCCCGGGCCGAAATCCAGTGTGACTGTGAACAGGCCGTTGCTCACGGCCGTGGCGGCGTTGGTGATCGGCCCGGCAAGGAGGACGCCGGGGGTGTTGGTGGAATCGTAAATAGCAAAGCGCAGATCGTAAGTTCCATTGGCCGGACTCGCGCCATTGTTCAAACGGCCCTGGTAGGTGAAGGCGGTGCCCTGGGCGCAGGCCGAGGGTGTGCGGCCAAACAAAAGGGTGAGGGAAAAGAAAATGCAGCTGAGTCCTTTGAAGTTCATGAAATTTTTAAGTGCCATGTGAAAACCCTGAAGGCGAGACGGTAGTAAAGCGGGAGGGTAAAGCAAGGCCAAAAACGCGTCATCAGCGTGCTGAATTGGATGCGAAGAAGGAGCTGGATTGGGCTGGTGGGTTCCGCTTCGGGCACGGGTGAGGAGTTATTTGGAATCGTGGGCCGAAGCGGAGGATGGTAGAGATGATAAATGACAAATTCCCGAAGCCCAAGGAATGTTCAGTGTTTAGTGTGCGCAGGAGGAGTTTCCATGGAACTGGATTTCTTTTGGATTTGTAATAACAGACAGGCCTGCCCTGCTATGAGATATGCCGGAGGCTTAACAGGGATCAAGCCACACTGTTTCTTTAAAAGTGCGAGACTACCCAATTCCACGCATGAGATAAAACAATGAAACACGCGATCCCAGAAAATGCCGAGATTCCCAGCCATAAACCAAACTTAGTTCCCCACCAAGGCAAAAATGAAAACAGACCAAAGGACTTCTCATACCACTCCTGAAACGACTGGGTGGAGTCGTCCGCATCACGGAAAAACCAGTTTAACGTGATCAATGCCACGGCAATCGATGCCACAACCGAGATAATGAGAATGATTGGCATAATCGCTCGTGGCCTAAAGCCCGCGTACAGCAGCCGCCGGGCCGTGAGCGGGGGATGTAATGCAGATATGCTACAGCTTCTTGTCAGGCATCCAAGACATCTCGAATCCTTTCGAGGATAAATGGCAGGAGGTTTTTCCCTTCATTGGTTGTCAATGCGCGCTAACCGATTTGGAAACCAGCGCTCCGGGCGAAACAATTATTTCTTTCCCGGTATAGATTGGAGTTTGTTTAGCGGCAGAGGTCTTTTCCGGAATGAGCGGGACCTGATCCAGCGGCAGGGGTGGGCGGTACATGCCGTCGCTCGTTGATGGCTGATATATGAGCGGGTTACTCGGATCCTGCGGATCATAATATGGCTGTGTTTGTGCAAGAGCGCTTTCTGCTTTCATTTTGGACTCCTTCGCGATGCGCTCCTGCTCAGCCTGGGCTTGCCGGGCTTGTAGCTCGGCGTTTTCTCTGGCCTCGATTTCCGCCTGTTTTTCTTCCTCAATCCTTCTTATGGCAATGTGATTGGTTGCGTCCTCGTATTCTGACCAAAATTTCTTTTGCAACGTCTGTTGAGCGTGAACCTGGTCTGTTTCAAAGGCGGCTGCCTTTTGTGGGTCATAAGCGTATTCGCGTTGCAGATTCTCAGGCAGGATCGCAAATTTCAGTTTCGCGCTTCCGAGTCCGCCGCCTGGAGGTTGGTAGCTGAGAATGATTCCGTCGGGTTCAACCCTTTCTACTTCGGCTGCGGGATAAGTTTTTCCTTCGCGCGTGGTGATTTCCCCGGCCGGGAGGAGGGGGGGAATGAGCGATCCCAGGATGACGGCGAGTCCGAGCGGTACCGGCTTCATATTTGATTTGATGATTTGGGTTGCCGGATTATTCATTGTACTTTTCAGTTCAGGGGCGGAGTCCAGCGCGTCGAAGCCAGTTTGTTAGACCCCGGCTCAATGTGAGTAGGAACCCCAGGCTGTTGCGATTGGTCTTTCGCTAACATCTGTAACCGTGTCG
This genomic window from Pedosphaera parvula Ellin514 contains:
- a CDS encoding Kelch repeat-containing protein, producing MNDGLRYNPTANNWAPVTTTGAPTARYFHSVVWTGSEMIVWGGFNGTTPFNNGARYNPTANTWTAVTATGAPSARYQHTSVWTGSEMIVWGGNNGINTLNDGGRYNPTANSWTSMPTTVAPPVRSAHSAVWTGSEMIIWGGYNGTNFLNDGARFSPSSNSWIGWLAGSTIGAPAARDGHTAVWTGSEMIIWGGLGNSTFNDGARYNPASDSWTVVTMPGAPVGRYSHTAVWTGSELIVFGGVNGSTYYNDTFSYRPARALYLYQRL
- a CDS encoding Kelch repeat-containing protein, translating into MNFKGLSCIFFSLTLLFGRTPSACAQGTAFTYQGRLNNGASPANGTYDLRFAIYDSTNTPGVLLAGPITNAATAVSNGLFTVTLDFGPGVFTGNNRWLEIGVCTNGGGAFTTLTPRQPLTPSPYAIFAGGVNAAGINGTIPAGNIGSGTITSNMLATGAAAANLNALGQSAVPSGGMVLSSNYTDLNLLNVGYVKLGKVDLGDVWEQRASGAPPVTRYQHTAVWTGSEMIIWGGWSGSSYVNDGARYNPTANIWTAITTTGAPAGRMYHTTVWTGSEMIIWGGWSGGTSYFGDGARYNPAANAWTAVTATGAPAARNQHTAVWTGSEMIVWGGWSGGTSFFSDGARYNPTTNAWTAITATGAPAARNQHTAVWTGSEMIVWGGHNATSHYLNDGARYNPAANTWTAMTTTGAPVARYVHTAVWTGSDMIVWGGSANADYRGDGGRYNPAADSWTAVSAIGAPAARTYHTAVWTGNEMIIWGGYNGYYFNDGARYNPAADTWTAVATTGVPNGRYSHTAVWTGSEMIVWGGYGFFGYLNDGGRFNPAANIWTTVPATGAPTARAYHTTVWTGSEMIVWGGYNGTSFFNDGARYNPTANNWTTVTTTGAPTARALHTAVWTGSQMIVWGGFMALTT